In Streptococcus pneumoniae, the sequence CTTGGAAAATCCTTTTATCATCATTGATACCAATCATGACAATTCTGGTAAGCAGTATATTGAACAGATCCGAATTGTCCGCCAGACCTTGATTAACCGTGCTTGGAATGAAAAAATTAAGCAGTTCGTTCGTGGTTTTATGATTGAGTCTTATCTGGAAGATGGTCGACAAAATGAGCCAGAAGTATTTGGTAAGTCTATCACAGACCCTTGCCTGGGTTGGGATAACACAGAAGCTCTTGTCAGAGAAATTTACAAAACGTTAGGAGAATAAGATGGCATTTATTGAAAAAGGTCAAGAAATCGATATGGAAGTCATCAAGGCTGAAACCCAATTGTCTGCGGAAGCCTTGAGACTCAAGGAAAGCCGTGACAGGGAATTGGCAGATATTATTTCAGGGGAAGATGACCGTATTCTCTTGGTGATTGGTCCTTGCTCTTCTGATAATGAAGAGGCGGTCTTGGAATATGCTCGCCGTTTATCCGCCTTGCAAAAGAAGGTAGCGGATAAGATTTTCATGGTCATGCGCGTGTATACTGCTAAGCCTCGTACCAATGGAGACGGCTATAAAGGATTAGTTCACCAGCCAGATACTTCTAAGGCTCCAAGCCTGATTAATGGCTTGCAGGCTGTGCGCCAGTTGCACTACCGCGTGATTACAGAGACTGGTTTGACAACGGCAGATGAGATGCTTTATCCGTCAAATCTGATCTTGGTGGATGACTTGGTCAGCTACCATGCCGTTGGAGCTCGTTCTGTGGAAGACCAAGAGCACCGCTTTGTGGCTTCTGGGATTGATGCACCAGTAGGGATGAAAAATCCAACCTCAGGAAATTTGGGTGTTATGTTTAACGCCATCTATGCTGCTCAAAACAAGCAAACCTTCCTTTATCATGGGCAGGAAGTTGAGACATCAGGTAATCCTTTGGCCCATGTTATCCTCCGTGGAGCAGTCAACGAGTATGGCAATTATATGCCGAATTACTACTATGAAAACCTACTCCAAGCCATTGAACGCTATGAAACCATGGGACTTGAAAATCCTTTTATCCTCATTGACACCAACCATGATAACTCAGGCAAGCAATATATGGAGCAGATTCGAATTGTTCGCCAGACCTTGCAGAATCGTGATTGGAATGAGAAAATTAAAAAGACGGTTCGAGGATTTATGATTGAATCTTACCTAGCAGATGGTCGTCAAAACCAACCAGAGGTCTTTGGTTGCTCTATTACTGACCCTTGCCTAGGTTGGGAAAATACAGAGGCCTTGGTAGAAGAGATTTATGTTACCTTGACAAAATAAGTGAAAAGGATGGAGTTGGGGAATCTCAACTCCTTTTGATGAGAATGATAGTTGGACACGGAATTGACATCGAAGAATTGGCTTCGATAGAAAGCGCAGTTACACGACATGAAGGATTTGCTAAGCGTGTACTGACCACTCAGGAAATGGAGCGCTTCACCAGTCTCAAAGGACGCAGGCAAATAGAATATTTAGCTGGTCGCTGGTCGGCTAAGGAGGCTTTTTCCAAGGCTATGGGAACGGGCATTAGCAAGCTGGGTTTTCAGGATTTGGAAGTCTTGAACAATGAACGTGGGGCGCCTTATTTTAGTCAGGCACCATTTTCAGGAAAGATTTGGTTGTCTATCAGCCACACCGATCAGTTTGTGACAGCCAGTGTCATTTTGGAGGAAAATCATGAAAGCTAGTCCACATAGACCAACCAAGGCTCTGATTCATCTGGGAGCTATTCGACAAAATATTCAGCAAATGGGGGCTCATATCCCTCAAGGAACGCTCAAGTTGGCTGTGGTTAAGGCCAATGCTTATGGTCATGGAGCTGTTGCCGTTGCCAAGGCAATTCAAGATGATGTTGATGGCTTTTGCGTTTCCAATATCGATGAAGCCATTGAACTCAGACAAGCTGGACTCAGCAAGCCAATCCTCATTTTAGGAGTTTCTGAAATCGAAGCTGTTGCTCTAGCTAAAGAATATGACTTCACCTTGACAGTGGCTGGACTGGAGTGGATTCAAGCACTCTTAGATAAGGAAGTGGACCTAACTGGATTGACAGTCCACCTCAAGATTGATTCAGGGATGGGACGGATTGGTTTTAGAGAGGCCAGTGAGGTTGAGCAGGCTCAAGATTTGCTCCAACAACACGGTGTTCGTGTTGAAGGAATCTTTACCCACTTTGCTACTGCTGATGAGGAATCAGATGACTATTTTAATGCCCAGTTAGAACGGTTTAAAACTATTTTAGCTAGTATGAAGGAAGTTCCAGAGCTGGTTCATGCTAGCAATTCTGCAACTACTCTTTGGCATGTAGAGACTATTTTCAATGCGGTTCGTATGGGAGATGCCATGTATGGCCTCAATCCAAGTGGAGCGGTCTTGGATTTGCCTTATGATTTGATACCGGCCTTGACCTTGGAGTCTGCTCTGGTTCATGTCAAGACAGTTCCAGCTGGAGCTTGCATGGGCTATGGAGCAACTTATCAAGCGGATAGCGAGCAAGTCATCGCGACCGTGCCAATCGGGTATGCAGATGGATGGACAAGAGACATGCAAAATTTCTCTGTCTTGGTAGATGGCCAAGCTTGCCCAATTGTCGGCAGGGTTTCGATGGACCAAATCACTATTCGATTGCCTAAGCCTTACCCACTCGGAACCAAGGTAACCTTGATTGGCTCCAATGGGGATAAGGAAATCACTGCAACTCAGGTAGCGACCTACCGCGTAACCATTAACTATGAGGTGGTTTGCCTCCTCAGCGACCGTATTCCGAGAGAATATTATTAGAAAAGAAAGGAGTGGAGCATGAATCTACATCAACCCTTGCATGTCTTGCCTGGTGTGGGACCAAAGTCAGCAGAAAAATACGCCAAACTAGGAATTGAAAACTTGCAAGATCTCTTGCTCTACTTTCCTTTCCGTTATGAAGACTTCAAAACCAAGCAGGTGCTGGAGCTGGAAGACGGTGAGAAGGCAGTTCTTTCTGGTCAGGTAGTGACTCCTGCTAGTGTCCAGTATTATGGTTTCAAGCGCAATCGCCTGCGTTTTAGTCTCAAGCAGGGAGAGGTCGTTTTTGCGGTGAATTTCTTTAACCAGCCCTATCTGGCTGATAAAATAGAGTTGGGAGCAACCCTTGCTGTCTTTGGAAAATGGGACCGCGCTAAGGCTAGTCTGACTGGGATGAAGGTTCTGGCTCAGGTAGAAGATGACCTCCAGCCTGTCTATCGTCTGGCTCAGGGAATCAGTCAGGCTAGTCTGGTCAAGGTCATCAAGACGGCTTTTGATCAGGGACTGGACCTCTTGATAGAAGAAAATCTGCCCCAGTCTTTACTAGACAAATACAAACTCATGTCCCGTTGTCAGGCAGTCCGTGCTATGCATTTTCCAAAGGATTTGGCAGAATACAAGCAGGCTCTTCGCCGTATAAAGTTTGAGGAACTCTTTTATTTCCAAATGCAGCTGCAGATGCTCAAGTCTGAAAATAGAGTTCAGGGAAGTGGTCTGGTTCTGAATTGGTCTCAGGAAAAAGTGACAGCAGTTAAAGTAAGTCTTCCTTTTGCCCTGACCCAAGCTCAGGAAAAGAGTTTGCAGGAAATTTTAACTGATATGAAGTCCGACCACCACATGAATCGTCTCCTACAAGGGGATGTGGGGAGTGGAAAAACGGTAGTCGCTGGCTTGGCCATGTTTGCGGCAGTGACAGCAGGTTATCAGGCTGCCCTAATGGTACCAACAGAAATCCTCGCAGAGCAACACTTTGAGAGTTTACAGAACCTTTTTCCCAATTTGAAACTGGCTCTCTTGA encodes:
- the acpS gene encoding holo-ACP synthase — its product is MIVGHGIDIEELASIESAVTRHEGFAKRVLTTQEMERFTSLKGRRQIEYLAGRWSAKEAFSKAMGTGISKLGFQDLEVLNNERGAPYFSQAPFSGKIWLSISHTDQFVTASVILEENHES
- the alr gene encoding alanine racemase, translating into MKASPHRPTKALIHLGAIRQNIQQMGAHIPQGTLKLAVVKANAYGHGAVAVAKAIQDDVDGFCVSNIDEAIELRQAGLSKPILILGVSEIEAVALAKEYDFTLTVAGLEWIQALLDKEVDLTGLTVHLKIDSGMGRIGFREASEVEQAQDLLQQHGVRVEGIFTHFATADEESDDYFNAQLERFKTILASMKEVPELVHASNSATTLWHVETIFNAVRMGDAMYGLNPSGAVLDLPYDLIPALTLESALVHVKTVPAGACMGYGATYQADSEQVIATVPIGYADGWTRDMQNFSVLVDGQACPIVGRVSMDQITIRLPKPYPLGTKVTLIGSNGDKEITATQVATYRVTINYEVVCLLSDRIPREYY
- a CDS encoding 3-deoxy-7-phosphoheptulonate synthase, with amino-acid sequence MAFIEKGQEIDMEVIKAETQLSAEALRLKESRDRELADIISGEDDRILLVIGPCSSDNEEAVLEYARRLSALQKKVADKIFMVMRVYTAKPRTNGDGYKGLVHQPDTSKAPSLINGLQAVRQLHYRVITETGLTTADEMLYPSNLILVDDLVSYHAVGARSVEDQEHRFVASGIDAPVGMKNPTSGNLGVMFNAIYAAQNKQTFLYHGQEVETSGNPLAHVILRGAVNEYGNYMPNYYYENLLQAIERYETMGLENPFILIDTNHDNSGKQYMEQIRIVRQTLQNRDWNEKIKKTVRGFMIESYLADGRQNQPEVFGCSITDPCLGWENTEALVEEIYVTLTK